The following are encoded together in the Schistocerca americana isolate TAMUIC-IGC-003095 chromosome 6, iqSchAmer2.1, whole genome shotgun sequence genome:
- the LOC124619684 gene encoding fibroblast growth factor receptor substrate 2 — MGCISSKTDINDLHPNVFQVINVDEAGNRLSSGQLEITESHLIFYQRKKEPIKWPLRSLRRYGFDAELFSFESGRRCPTGAGIYAFRCQRAEQLFNLLQAKILMRNNASEDTVSREFPVASNPGPIFPTRINVPSSDGNYLDPAPVRRGSRTGQPTSIRFVSQNSGVSTRLSSVGSSSNGPISPQGTASPSPPPVPIPIPHPLPPTPVSNSASATYVNEELFSSAADNFAIPSVLESNKKLAARPLFHINGTTPVKLSPAVECDPRMPHLLPSTISSCEISTTVTTTHSDAVKHPQSNSSGSYVNIDVSNVPSLLAGSVTEDTNYAQLDLSEAQQGHLYMNVIPGTDILKATEANNGSSWNKATFPNCIVSMQQSEMDVDEPRHCYANLEPGSIEVPLSLLPKMPVQPLTQIPAVDKASSAQNHQSHSITPTLGQYRQVNYIVLDLDQSKDSSASSALQQQQTSPSSSTSPATGSVSTESPHRGSEGYATIDFNKTVALSHSVNPSIDNDSESSRKTRHNSTISDLVSAPAINSPTE; from the coding sequence GTGATAAATGTGGATGAAGCTGGTAACAGATTAAGCTCAGGTCAGTTGGAAATTACAGAGAGTCACCTCATATTTTATCAGCGGAAGAAGGAACCAATAAAATGGCCTCTTCGTAGCCTGCGCCGTTACGGCTTCGACGCAGAACTCTTCAGCTTTGAATCGGGCCGTCGTTGTCCCACCGGTGCCGGAATTTACGCATTTCGTTGTCAGCGAGCAGAACAACTCTTCAATCTCCTGCAGGCTAAAATCCTCATGCGCAACAATGCCAGTGAAGATACTGTATCCAGAGAGTTTCCTGTTGCCTCTAACCCAGGCCCAATTTTTCCGACACGTATCAATGTACCATCATCAGACGGAAACTACCTCGATCCTGCTCCAGTGCGAAGGGGAAGTCGCACAGGACAGCCGACAAGTATAAGATTTGTGTCACAAAATAGTGGAGTGTCTACAAGATTGAGCAGTGTCGGAAGCAGTAGTAATGGTCCCATAAGCCCACAGGGCACagcatctccttctcctccccctgtTCCTATACCTATTCCTCATCCACTTCCACCGACACCAGTAAGCAATTCTGCAAGTGCAACATATGTTAATGAAGAGTTATTTTCTTCTGCAGCAGATAACTTTGCCATTCCTTCAGTTCTAGAAAGTAATAAGAAATTAGCAGCTCGTCCTCTGTTTCATATAAATGGAACAACTCCAGTTAAACTGTCACCAGCTGTAGAGTGTGACCCTAGGATGCCCCACCTTCTTCCCAGCACAATTTCCTCATGTGAGATTAGCACAACGGTCACCACAACCCATTCTGATGCTGTAAAACACCCTCAGAGTAATTCATCAGGATCCTATGTAAATATTGATGTTAGTAATGTACCTTCATTATTGGCAGGTAGTGTAACAGAAGACACAAATTACGCACAGCTTGATTTGTCAGAGGCTCAACAAGGACACCTGTATATGAATGTTATTCCTGGCACTGACATTCTCAAAGCTACAGAAGCAAATAATGGCAGCTCGTGGAATAAAGCTACGTTCCCTAATTGTATTGTATCTATGCAACAAAGTGAAATGGATGTGGATGAACCTAGACATTGTTATGCAAACCTTGAACCTGGCAGTATTGAAGTTCCTTTGTCCCTTTTACCAAAAATGCCAGTTCAGCCACTTACCCAAATTCCAGCAGTTGATAAAGCATCTTCAGCTCAGAACCATCAATCTCACTCGATAACACCAACACTGGGCCAGTATCGACAAGTTAACTATATTGTCCTTGACCTGGATCAGAGTAAAGATTCTTCTGCAAGCAGTGCTTTACAGCAGCAGCAAACATCTCCATCTAGTTCTACTAGTCCTGCAACAGGATCAGTATCAACAGAATCTCCTCACCGTGGCTCGGAAGGCTATGCCACAATAGATTTCAATAAAACTGTTGCACTTTCACATTCTGTAAATCCTAGCATAGACAATGACAGTGAAAGTTCTCGTAAAACAAGGCACAATTCAACTATTAGCGATTTAGTATCAGCTCCTGCAATAAATAGCCCCACAGAGTAA